From a region of the Leptidea sinapis chromosome 6, ilLepSina1.1, whole genome shotgun sequence genome:
- the LOC126965199 gene encoding serine protease nudel, translating to MGCNGCSETTFSCENSDSRSESSCFTKEQRCNNVADCPNRKDELDCTMLAPTLHKKPLFSISNTEGYLYRNFKGTWYAVCNNPYMWAHDACRRETGLIIRPPYIQVLPIDPLIKVNYLSTGSGGLLHTSNSCLNSSAVYVTCPDLLCGTRVLTSSQLLRENAAIENQLFGRNKRFLIPNHPYYPFFYYSNRFKRNIDPTDTIDSVNEDIEGGRRIEGRVVGGKPSQPAAWPWAVALYRNGMFHCGGVILNQNWVLSAAHCVNKFWQHYYEVQVGMLRRFSFSPQEQNHRVSHVIVNQNYDQEDMKNDLSLLRVKPAIQFSRWVRPICLPGPEVAGPDWKWGPPQGTMCTAVGWGATVEHGPDPDHMREVEVPVWDHCKHREDQLGREICAGLVEGGRDACQGDSGGPLLCRNPSNPQQWYIAGIVSHGDGCGRKGEPGVYTRVSLFIQWIKFHTSSKTLPTIQPKQDCPGFRCDSGISKCLPKKRMCDKIIDCLDGEDEANCDLRRSGDLFEDILQNPFNRDANATDGHQNDVRKDVNLISPKIKNNIDTTTIKTISTSFPQTTTDGNMKNKDSEVSTTTVPTAVQNETQNISNTDDKIHVNSSNENHSDEKLDLSNSLENEGIHDSNEHVTDESTLMTTTESNNIKTIIISPSHIPLEPMSSITDKSKHIAEDSKSDATSFIPNKINFVHDDEISKTILNNYNFSTTTTTLRPQNTIYSQNYIEKYEEAISFPETSELNNLQAIQETTTQKTDTNKAENNDKNLNSNSQSSDIPETDVIGLYTIHKATMRKKHKSLSEFQCRRIYQIVPYQLRCDHKADCEDGTDELDCTCIDYLTTFDSGLLCDGNFDCPDGQDEIDCFGCNDDEFLCQRSQVCIPQKFVCDSRPQCPLGEDEQDCLALTNGREITYYIDGKPKVTLEGYITKRKNDGWHVICEDNLSIHDQEQEATNVCRYLGFSAANRYLIKHINVKEHPIGQSSVDSKRTKRYKDNKGPVLFTYEERAAESEASRSIHMNQPQVLKESCVPNVTKTCMALYVFCDPSLYSHYSVSQDLPFGRESEDNVIQQWPWVAKLFVNGEYSCSGVLVDVSWALFSNACMNISVQNRRYVTVVLGSHKTLLSTPGLYEQVIKVDTIKELYSSRVILVHLQEPAEYTSLVKPMVFTGSYMPDHKKNFCVAIGQDGTNNTVSVFLKETKESCDGDDICFTKQSTADICQYGLPVERQWAGIISCHTKQGWFPAASFIENKGECHMNSLLIATEIANLKHEIKYYEEKTLLESNSLANTDDCEGIRCPRGTCIKMKHVCDGVSNCEDGNDESHEACQKKYDICSKDPLFRGCECPVGQLKCRNGECVPKEAFKDGHDDCADGTDEPGQTTCSDYLSRVMPSRLCDGILHCHDRSDEDPMFCKCFAKNAYRCGKDPSGEADDFCVAMDMVCDGVPDCPNSQDERTCIALSAPQGTPPGIGEVIIRSHGVWYSKCYPDRFHTKSELESICRELGFISGHAKQLSSEAKPHPYNNVILDSFTDVVLNNSTKVKLRNSHVPIARGTYDENLSECFPVFIECV from the exons gTTGTTCCGAAACTACATTTAGTTGCGAGAACTCTGATTCAAGGTCTGAGAGTTCTTGTTTTACAAAGGAGCAGCGATGTAACAACGTGGCAGATTGTCCAAATCGTAAAGACGAGTTAGATTGTACTATGCTTGCACCAACTCTCCACAAAAAACCG ttaTTTTCAATATCAAATACAGAAGGATACCTGTATAGAAACTTTAAAGGTACTTGGTACGCCGTTTGTAACAATCCCTACATGTGGGCACATGACGCTTGTCGTCGAGAGACAGGACTTATTATAAG ACCACCTTACATCCAAGTACTACCAATCGATCCATTGATAAAGGTTAACTACTTAAGTACGGGATCTGGTGGACTCCTTCACACCAGCAACTCCTGCTTGAACTCTTCAGCTGTATACGTCACATGCCCCGATTTACTTTGTGGCACAAGAGTTCTGACTTCATCACAATTGCTGAGAGAG aaCGCAGCAATAGAGAATCAACTATTTGGTCGAAACAAAAGATTCCTTATACCCAACCACCCATATTATCCATTCTTCTACTATAGTAATCGATTTAAGAGAAACATAGACCCAACTGACACTATTGATAGTGTGAATGAGGATATAGAAGGTGGTAGGAGGATTGAAGGTCGTGTTGTTGGAGGGAAGCCAAGCCAACCAGCAGCCTGGCCCTGGGCCGTTGCTTTGTACAGGAATGGAATGTTCCATTGTGGTGGAGTCATCCTAAATCAAAATTGGGTTCTGTCTGCAGCGCATTGCGTCAACAA attttggCAACACTATTACGAAGTACAGGTTGGTATGTTGCGGCGATTTTCCTTTTCGCCACAAGAACAAAATCATCGTGTCAGTCATGTGATCGTTAACCAAAACTACGACCAAGAAGACATGAAGAATGACTTGTCCCTGCTGAGAGTTAAGCCTGCTATTCAGTTCAGTCGCTGGGTAAGGCCAATCTGCTTGCCCGGACCAGAAGTGGCGGGTCCTGATTGGAAATGGGGCCCCCCGCAAGGAACTATGTGTACTGCCGTTGGATGGGGAGCCACTGTCGAACATGGACCTGATC CTGATCATATGCGGGAAGTCGAAGTCCCTGTTTGGGATCACTGCAAACATCGTGAAGACCAACTTGGGAGGGAGATTTGCGCCGGGCTGGTAGAAGGTGGAAGAGATGCTTGCCAA GGTGACAGTGGCGGTCCATTACTCTGCAGAAATCCATCCAATCCGCAGCAGTGGTATATAGCTGGAATCGTAAGCCACGGAGATGGTTGTGGTCGCAAGGGTGAACCAGGAGTATATACAAGAGTTAGCTTATTTATACAATGGATCAAATTTCATACat caTCTAAAACCTTACCAACAATCCAACCGAAACAAGACTGTCCTGGATTTAGATGTGATTCCGGAATATCGAAATGCCTTCCTAAAAAACGAATGTGTGATAAAATAATAGATTGTTTGGATGGCGAGGATGAAGCAAATTGTGATTTGAGGAGATCTGGAGATCTTTTTGAAGATATTTTACAAAATCCATTTAATCGGGATGCTAATGCTACTGATGGTCACCAGAATGATGTCAGAAAGgatgttaatttaatatctcccaaaattaaaaataatatagacacAACCACAATCAAGACAATTTCAACAAGTTTTCCTCAAACTACAACTGATggaaatatgaaaaataaagatTCGGAAGTTTCCACAACTACTGTCCCTACTGCAGttcaaaatgaaacacaaaACATTAGCAATACTGATGATAAAATACATGTTAACAGTTCAAATGAAAATCATAGCGACGAAAAATTGGATTTGAGCAATAGCTTAGAAAATGAAGGAATACATGATTCCAATGAACATGTCACTGATGAGTCTACCTTGATGACTACCACTGAATCTAACAATATAAAAACGATAATAATTTCGCCTTCACATATACCTCTTGAACCAATGTCATCGATTACAGATAAAAGTAAGCATATAGCAGAAGACAGCAAAAGTGATGCTACATCTTTCattccaaataaaattaattttgtgcATGATGATGAAATATCAAAAActattcttaataattataatttttctactaCTACAACAACCTTGCGTCCCCAAAATACTATATATTCCCAGAATTACATTGAAAAATATGAGGAAGCAATATCATTTCCAGAAACATCGGAACTGAATAATTTACAAGCAATACAAGAGACAACCACCCAAAAAACGGATACGAATAAAGCTGAAAAcaatgataaaaatttaaattccaaTTCGCAATCAAGTGACATCCCAGAAACAGATGTTATAGGTTTATATACAATTCATAAAGCAACAATGAGGAAAAAACATAAATCACTTTCTGAGTTTCAGTGCCGCAG AATATATCAAATAGTGCCATATCAACTTCGATGCGACCATAAAGCAGATTGCGAAGATGGAACCGATGAACTTGACTGCACGTGTATCGATTATCTTACAACATTCGACAGTGGACTTTTatgtgatggaaactttgactGTCCAGATGGTCAAGATGAAATTGATTGCT TTGGTTGTAATGATGATGAATTCCTGTGTCAACGAAGTCAAGTTTGTATACCTCAAAAATTTGTGTGTGATAGTCGACCTCAATGTCCATTAGGTGAAGATGAACAAGATTGTC TTGCTCTGACAAATGGAAGAGAAATTACTTATTACATTGATGGGAAGCCAAAAGTAACATTAGAAGGTTATATCACCAAACGAAAAAATGATGGCTGGCATGTAATTTGTGAAGATAATTTATCAATACATGATCAAGAACAAGAAGCAACAAATGTGTGCCGTTATCTTGGATTCAG tgCTGCTAATAGATATCTGATAAAACACATAAATGTGAAGGAACATCCTATAGGACAAAGTTCTGTTGATAGCAAAAGGACTAAAAGATATAAGGATAATAAAGGACCCGTCCTTTTCACTTACGAAGAACGTGCAGCTGAAAGTGAAGCGTCAAGAAGCATACACATGAATCAACCACAAGTTTTAAAAGAGAGCTGTGTTCCAAATGTGACCAAAACTTGTATGGCTTTATACGTATTTTGTGACCCTTCACTATATTCACACTATTCAGTATCTCAGGATTTACCATTTGGTCGCGAAAGTGAAGACAATGTTATCCAACAATGGCCATGGGTTGCTAAGCTATTTGTAAACGGAGAGTATAGCTGCAGTGGTGTTTTAGTCGACGTTTCTTGGGCTCTTTTTAGCAATGCCTGTATGAATATAAGTGT gcaAAATCGTCGGTATGTAACAGTTGTCTTAGGATcacataaaactttattatccACGCCTGGATTATACGAACAGGTGATCAAAGTTGATACAATTAAAGAATTGTATAGCAGCAGAgttattttagtacatttacAAGAGCCAGCTGAATATACGTCATTAGTGAAACCAATGGTATTTACTGGAAG TTACATGCCCGATCATAAAAAGAATTTCTGTGTTGCAATTGGCCAAGATGGTACTAATAACACAGTTAGTGTATTTCTCAAAGAAACAAAAGAAAGTTGCGATGGAGACGATATATGTTTCACTAAGCAATCTACTGCAGATATATGCCAG TATGGACTACCTGTTGAAAGGCAATGGGCGGGAATCATAAGTTGTCACACTAAACAAGGCTGGTTCCCCGCAGCGTCTTTCATTGAAAATAAAGGGGAGTGCCACATGAACAGTCTGTTGATAGCGACGGAAatcgctaacttaaaacatgaAATCAAATACTATGAAG AAAAAACACTATTAGAATCAAATAGTTTGGCAAATACTGATGACTGTGAAGGAATACGGTGTCCCAGAGGAACTTGTATTAAAATGAAACATGTTTGTGACGGCGTCAGTAACTGTGAGGATGGAAATGACGAATCGCACGAGGCATGCCAAAAGAAATATGACATCTGCTCAAAGGATCCTCTCTTCAGAGGTTGTG AATGTCCCGTAGGACAGTTAAAATGTCGTAATGGAGAATGTGTGCCAAAAGAGGCTTTCAAAGATGGCCACGATGATTGTGCCGACGGTACTGATGAACCAGGTCAGACCACTTGCTCGGATTATCTGAGTCGAGTGATGCCTTCAAGATTGTGCGACGGTATTCTACACTGCCATGACAGGAGTGATGAAGACCCTATGTTTTGTAAATGTTTCGCTAAAAACGCTTACag aTGCGGTAAAGACCCATCTGGTGAAGCCGATGATTTCTGTGTAGCGATGGATATGGTATGCGATGGTGTTCCTGACTGTCCAAACTCTCAGGATGAAAGGACATGCATTGCTTTGAGCGCTCCGCAAGGGACACC GCCCGGCATTGGCGAAGTAATTATCCGATCACATGGCGTATGGTACTCAAAATGCTACCCAGACAGGTTCCACACAAAATCTGAATTGGAATCGATTTGTAGAGAGCTTGGTTTTATCAGTGGTCATGCTAAGCAATTGTCATCTGAAGCGAAACCCCATCCATATAATAATGTGATTCTTGATAGTTTCACAGACGTGGTACTCAATAATAGCACTAAGGTTAAGTTGAGAAATAGCCACGTCCCAATCGCAAGAGGAACGTATGATGAAAATTTAAGTGAATGTTTTCCAGTTTTTATTGAATGTGTTTGA